A single window of Chitinophaga sp. XS-30 DNA harbors:
- a CDS encoding sigma 54-interacting transcriptional regulator, with the protein MEKIKTLGELKKSGYVYRSVKEEIRQNLVAKLKRKESTFPGIIGYDDTVIPDTERALLSRHNILFLGLRGQAKTRMARQMVDLLDEYIPIVAGSEVNDSPFAPLSRFARDQVATLGDKTPIAWLPREARYGEKLATPDVSVADLIGDVDPIKAANEKLSYADERVIHFGIIPRSNRGIFVINELPDLQARIQVALFNILQEGDIQIRGFKVRMPLDILFVFTANPEDYTNRGSIVTPLKDRIESQIITHYPKTLENSLLITEQEADVHAEQQAVQMPDMIKRIIEQVAFEARGSEYVDKKSGVSARLTIAAFENAVSAAERRAIINREKSTYVRINDLQGIIPGITGKIELVYEGEQEGPLQVAVNLLEKSIRTMFATYFPNPDAFKKRKAGSTADMNPYRPIITWFDQGNSLQMLQDATDKQYEAALTQVSGLQELVKQLFPHANKQERLLMMEMVLHGLSAYSLLSKKTLENETRFSDLLGTMMNFSTSEDPEEDEEL; encoded by the coding sequence ATGGAAAAGATCAAAACCCTGGGCGAGCTCAAAAAGAGCGGATATGTGTACAGGTCTGTAAAAGAAGAGATCAGGCAAAACCTGGTCGCAAAGCTGAAAAGAAAAGAAAGCACATTCCCCGGCATCATCGGGTATGATGATACGGTGATCCCCGATACCGAAAGAGCCCTGCTCTCCCGCCACAACATCCTCTTCCTGGGGTTGCGGGGACAGGCGAAAACGAGAATGGCGAGGCAAATGGTGGACCTGCTGGATGAATACATCCCCATCGTGGCCGGTTCAGAAGTGAATGACAGCCCTTTTGCGCCCCTCTCCCGCTTTGCGCGGGACCAGGTGGCCACCCTCGGCGATAAAACACCCATTGCCTGGCTGCCCCGCGAAGCCCGTTACGGGGAAAAACTCGCCACGCCGGATGTTAGCGTGGCCGACCTGATCGGGGACGTAGACCCCATCAAAGCGGCCAATGAAAAGCTGAGCTATGCGGATGAACGCGTGATCCACTTCGGCATCATCCCCCGTTCCAACCGCGGCATCTTCGTGATCAATGAGCTGCCGGACCTGCAGGCCCGCATCCAGGTGGCGCTTTTCAACATCCTCCAGGAAGGCGATATACAGATACGCGGATTCAAAGTGCGCATGCCGCTGGATATCCTCTTTGTATTCACCGCCAACCCGGAAGATTATACCAACCGCGGCTCCATCGTCACACCGCTGAAAGACCGCATCGAAAGCCAGATCATCACCCACTACCCGAAAACACTCGAAAACTCCCTGCTCATTACCGAACAGGAAGCCGATGTGCATGCGGAACAACAGGCCGTGCAAATGCCGGATATGATCAAACGCATCATTGAACAGGTAGCTTTTGAAGCGAGGGGCAGTGAGTATGTGGACAAGAAAAGCGGGGTTTCCGCCCGCCTCACCATTGCAGCATTCGAAAATGCCGTCAGCGCCGCGGAGAGACGGGCCATCATCAACAGGGAAAAATCCACCTACGTCCGCATCAACGACCTACAGGGCATCATTCCCGGCATCACCGGCAAAATAGAACTGGTGTACGAAGGGGAACAGGAAGGCCCTTTGCAGGTAGCCGTGAACCTGCTCGAAAAAAGCATCCGCACCATGTTCGCCACCTACTTCCCTAACCCTGACGCGTTCAAGAAACGGAAAGCAGGCAGCACAGCCGATATGAACCCTTATCGTCCCATTATCACCTGGTTTGACCAGGGTAATTCCCTGCAAATGCTGCAGGATGCTACGGACAAGCAATACGAAGCCGCACTGACACAGGTTTCCGGCCTGCAGGAACTGGTAAAACAGCTTTTCCCCCATGCCAATAAGCAGGAACGGCTGCTGATGATGGAAATGGTGCTGCACGGCCTCTCCGCCTATTCCCTGCTGAGCAAGAAAACACTGGAAAACGAAACGCGGTTCTCGGACCTCCTGGGCACCATGATGAATTTCAGCACTTCAGAAGACCCGGAAGAGGATGAAGAATTATAA
- a CDS encoding VWA domain-containing protein → MKGFVFSKYEPADKNQSPFGKMLDIFTQLLTYTSGDVAEALQWLTELDKEYQLSDNDYGIGDFIEDLRNKGYIQDNPDSGNISITAKTEQTIRKRALEEIFGKLKKSTAGDHNIRKSGMGDELNAETRPYEFGDPLEQIDMTASIRNAQINHGIDAFSMQQDDLEIQETDFKTQTSTALMIDISHSMILYGEDRITPAKKVAMALSELITTRYPKDTLDIIVFGNDAWQIEIKDLPYLQVGPYHTNTVAGLELAMDLLRRRRNPNKQIFMITDGKPTCLKQGKQYYKNSFGLDRKILNRTLNLAAQCKKLKIPITTFMVASDPWLQQFVKEFTETNNGKAFFSGTDKLGQFLFYDFESGKRKTF, encoded by the coding sequence ATGAAAGGATTTGTGTTCTCAAAGTACGAGCCGGCTGATAAAAATCAGTCGCCGTTCGGGAAAATGCTGGACATTTTCACGCAATTGCTTACCTATACCAGCGGTGACGTTGCGGAAGCCCTGCAATGGCTCACGGAACTGGATAAAGAATACCAGCTATCCGATAACGACTATGGCATCGGTGATTTCATAGAAGATCTTCGTAATAAAGGATATATACAGGATAACCCGGATAGCGGCAATATCTCCATCACGGCAAAAACAGAACAGACCATACGCAAACGTGCACTGGAAGAGATATTCGGCAAACTGAAGAAATCCACTGCCGGCGATCATAATATCCGTAAATCGGGTATGGGGGATGAACTGAACGCGGAAACCCGTCCATATGAGTTCGGGGACCCGCTGGAGCAGATCGATATGACGGCATCTATCCGCAATGCGCAGATCAATCACGGTATTGATGCGTTCTCCATGCAGCAGGACGACCTGGAGATCCAGGAAACCGACTTCAAGACGCAGACCTCCACCGCCCTGATGATCGATATCTCGCATTCCATGATCCTTTACGGGGAAGACCGCATCACGCCCGCCAAGAAAGTGGCTATGGCCCTCAGTGAACTGATCACCACCCGCTACCCGAAAGATACGCTGGACATCATCGTATTCGGCAATGATGCCTGGCAGATCGAGATCAAAGACCTCCCCTATTTGCAGGTGGGGCCTTACCATACCAATACCGTAGCGGGACTGGAACTGGCCATGGACCTCCTGCGGCGCAGGCGCAATCCCAACAAGCAGATCTTCATGATCACGGACGGCAAGCCCACCTGCCTCAAACAGGGCAAGCAATACTACAAGAACAGCTTCGGGCTGGACAGGAAGATACTCAACAGAACGCTCAACCTGGCCGCGCAATGCAAAAAGCTCAAAATACCCATCACCACCTTCATGGTAGCCAGCGATCCCTGGCTCCAGCAATTCGTGAAAGAATTTACGGAAACCAATAACGGTAAAGCCTTCTTCTCCGGTACAGACAAGCTTGGACAGTTCCTGTTCTATGATTTTGAAAGCGGGAAAAGGAAAACATTCTAA
- a CDS encoding sugar phosphate isomerase/epimerase: protein MNFLRKGLLLAGMAVMMYASPAAAQQKEAKLGWKLGAQSYSFRLFTLAEALDKLDSCGLQYVECYNGQRLGGGIEGNMDFKMDAAKREQVLALLKSKKKKLVAFGVVSPRGEEEWKQMFDFAKAMGIQIITSEPRTQDLDVLSRLADEYKIKVAIHDHPKPSHYWHPDSVLTAIEGRSKYIGACADIGHWVRSGLDPVECLQKLKGHIFSLHFKDLNVKAPKAHDVVWGTGVCNIEGVVKELKAQRFKGVFSAEYEHNWDNSVPDITASVKNLREMIAKQ from the coding sequence ATGAATTTTTTGCGAAAAGGCCTGCTGCTGGCAGGTATGGCTGTCATGATGTACGCTTCACCGGCTGCTGCACAGCAGAAAGAGGCGAAACTGGGCTGGAAGCTCGGCGCCCAGTCGTATTCATTCCGACTTTTTACCCTGGCGGAAGCGCTGGACAAGCTGGACTCCTGCGGATTGCAGTATGTGGAGTGCTATAACGGTCAGCGGCTTGGCGGCGGTATCGAAGGTAATATGGATTTCAAGATGGATGCCGCCAAGCGGGAGCAGGTGCTGGCATTGCTGAAATCCAAAAAGAAGAAACTGGTGGCTTTCGGCGTGGTATCTCCCCGCGGAGAAGAAGAATGGAAACAGATGTTCGATTTTGCAAAGGCCATGGGCATACAGATCATTACCTCCGAGCCGCGTACGCAGGATCTGGATGTACTGTCCCGCCTGGCGGACGAATACAAGATCAAAGTAGCGATCCACGATCACCCCAAACCCAGCCATTACTGGCATCCGGACAGTGTACTGACCGCCATTGAGGGCCGCAGCAAGTATATCGGCGCCTGCGCAGATATCGGTCACTGGGTACGTTCCGGACTGGACCCCGTGGAATGCCTGCAAAAACTGAAAGGGCATATCTTCAGTCTTCATTTTAAGGACCTGAACGTGAAAGCACCTAAAGCACACGATGTGGTGTGGGGTACCGGCGTTTGCAATATTGAAGGCGTGGTGAAAGAACTGAAAGCACAACGATTCAAAGGGGTGTTCTCCGCGGAATACGAGCATAACTGGGATAACAGTGTGCCGGATATTACAGCCAGTGTGAAGAATCTGAGAGAAATGATCGCCAAACAGTAA
- a CDS encoding porin family protein: protein MKFLLPAMLSLSLLLPARHLHAQNNHFTFGLHAGFNLSNAIEEVSYIIADKKSKPGFQVGLLTNYHFSKSLYLQSGLSLTTKGTRHEGAEVWIGSTNPPVTYYETTTRQTYLQVPLKVGYQLHLNAQSALFVHAGPYAAYGIGGKEIIKSRTVSSSENIPHEKITAETFGDRTTATNGFTRWDYGLSFGLGTSYRKLSLAVAYEPGLANIGENKDSDASLDRTYKNRNLSLTVGYNF, encoded by the coding sequence ATGAAATTCTTATTGCCCGCCATGCTTTCACTGTCGTTGTTGCTTCCGGCCCGGCACCTGCATGCACAGAACAATCATTTTACATTCGGATTGCATGCCGGTTTTAACCTGTCAAATGCCATCGAAGAAGTGAGTTATATCATTGCGGATAAAAAGAGCAAGCCCGGTTTCCAGGTTGGGTTATTGACGAATTATCATTTTTCAAAATCCCTCTACCTGCAATCCGGTCTGTCCCTCACTACTAAAGGCACCAGGCATGAAGGCGCTGAAGTGTGGATCGGAAGCACCAATCCACCGGTGACCTATTACGAAACGACTACCCGCCAAACCTATCTTCAGGTACCTTTAAAAGTGGGGTATCAGTTGCATCTGAATGCACAGTCTGCGCTTTTCGTACATGCAGGGCCATATGCAGCTTATGGCATTGGAGGAAAAGAGATTATTAAAAGCAGGACCGTCAGCTCTTCCGAAAACATACCACATGAGAAGATCACCGCTGAAACTTTCGGAGACAGAACAACGGCAACGAACGGTTTTACGAGGTGGGACTATGGCCTGAGCTTTGGTTTGGGTACAAGTTACCGGAAGCTGAGCCTGGCGGTAGCGTATGAGCCGGGATTGGCCAATATCGGCGAAAATAAAGATAGTGATGCGTCTCTTGACCGTACATACAAGAACAGGAATCTGTCATTGACGGTGGGGTATAATTTTTAG
- a CDS encoding type II toxin-antitoxin system RelE/ParE family toxin: MIVSIQHKGLKRFWIKNDASKLPRDQVERIRDILTLLDGAEKVSDMNFPGSALHKLKGDLENYWAVTVKANWRIIFQFEDGKAHLVDYLDYH, from the coding sequence ATGATCGTCAGTATTCAGCATAAAGGGCTAAAGCGCTTTTGGATAAAAAACGATGCATCGAAGCTGCCACGCGATCAGGTTGAAAGGATAAGAGATATCCTGACTTTGCTGGATGGCGCAGAAAAAGTGAGCGATATGAACTTTCCCGGTTCTGCCCTCCATAAGCTAAAAGGGGATTTGGAGAATTACTGGGCGGTAACCGTAAAAGCTAACTGGCGTATCATCTTTCAGTTTGAAGACGGGAAAGCGCATCTTGTCGATTATTTGGATTATCATTAA
- a CDS encoding HigA family addiction module antitoxin codes for MLKRGMKPTHPGRILKNLYMEPLGLSGGDAADNLGITRKTLSMLLNEHQGISAEMAWRLAKAFDTTPELWMNMQRNYDLWNAAQKVPLSKIKLFRKAKALPAETVTLKGKPVKPATSINVVKASR; via the coding sequence ATGCTTAAAAGAGGGATGAAGCCCACACACCCGGGTCGTATTTTGAAGAATCTGTATATGGAGCCACTTGGTTTAAGCGGCGGTGATGCTGCGGATAACCTGGGTATTACCCGTAAAACGTTGTCCATGCTTTTAAATGAGCATCAGGGTATCAGTGCGGAAATGGCGTGGCGTTTGGCAAAGGCCTTTGATACCACGCCGGAGTTATGGATGAACATGCAGCGTAATTACGATTTGTGGAATGCCGCACAAAAAGTACCTCTTTCCAAAATCAAACTTTTTCGAAAGGCGAAAGCGCTTCCTGCCGAAACGGTTACCCTGAAAGGCAAACCGGTCAAACCAGCCACTTCAATCAACGTGGTTAAGGCATCCCGGTAA
- a CDS encoding DUF2723 domain-containing protein codes for MEATGSLWDCGEFISAAYKVQVPHPPGAPLFVLMGRLFTLPFAPSEAALGVNIMSALSSGFTILFLFWTITHFARRILSPQGEPLSNQQLLAVMGAGIVGGLAYTFSDSFWFSAVEGEVYAMSSLFTAVVFWAMLKWEHEADSKYGDRWIVLIAYLMGLSIGVHLLNLLTIPAMVLIYYFKRSSKPTTTGAFWAFVLGCLITGLVQKFIIQDTIKVSGMMDVFFVNSLGLPFFSGFTFYFVALIGLLVYGYMKPKFGFYVPLIVIASVILIPAFADGDSAGVHIFRFILAAGVLFIPYFIKTFGITLNAEKLKHATRLINACIFFLLMGYSTYVTTMIRSSADPSVDMYNVDNPVSLVGYLGREQYGDFPLLYGQVFTARPEKYESTGNVYARVKDKYVVVGQKQAPVYNSADKMLFPRVWDASNDQGHADYYKAFLNLKDGEKPTFFDNIKFFVGYQVNFMYIRYFLWNFAGKQNDTQGFGNPRDGNWISGIGPLDNLLYGDQSEMPDSLLNNKARNTFFFLPLILGLIGFFFHYNRHRKDAFIVGLLFFFTGFAIVLYLNQAGNQPRERDYAYVGSFYAFAVWIGLGVLSVYNFFLQKKLRVAAPLAIVLCLVAVPVLMAQQGWDDHDRSKKVIARDVARDYLESCAPNAILFTVGDNDTYPLWYAQEVEGIRPDIRVINQSLLSAEWYIEQQRKAVNESPAIPMTLSPEKYRGDARSYVMHYDNGKLPQDRYFNINEVIAFVGDDRDAAKVPLTSGDKVNYLPTKHLFIPVDAAEVVKNGTVDVQDSGRIVPNVQFTINKNVIYKGDLAIYDIIATNNWKRPIYFTSPIDLGFNEYLQVEGLTYRLVPVRRAPSDEMLPGLNDQVHTRKMYDNLMNKFVYGSVDVPGVYFDEPNRRMLHSLRNAYTKLGVALAKENKKDKALEVLNRQDSVFLPENMPYAMTTPGNMHNLWSMEIVYAYYLAGDPKKADEISLQLIRDLEQQMRYYRSLPPRLLTNDLQDDARRAEQFTLMLKQWKIDFTASDSAQQAETGQQFNTVPDSSK; via the coding sequence ATGGAAGCCACGGGAAGCCTGTGGGATTGCGGCGAATTCATTTCCGCGGCCTATAAAGTACAGGTGCCCCACCCCCCCGGTGCGCCCTTGTTTGTATTGATGGGCAGGCTTTTTACGCTGCCCTTCGCCCCCTCCGAGGCTGCCCTTGGTGTGAACATCATGAGCGCCCTCTCCAGCGGTTTCACGATCCTGTTCCTGTTCTGGACCATCACGCACTTTGCGCGCCGTATCCTCTCTCCCCAGGGAGAACCGCTCAGCAACCAGCAACTGCTGGCAGTAATGGGCGCCGGCATCGTAGGTGGCCTGGCCTATACTTTTTCCGACTCTTTCTGGTTCTCCGCAGTGGAAGGCGAGGTGTACGCCATGTCTTCCCTCTTCACCGCCGTTGTGTTCTGGGCCATGCTCAAATGGGAGCATGAGGCAGACAGCAAGTACGGTGACCGCTGGATCGTGCTGATCGCTTATCTCATGGGCCTCTCCATCGGCGTCCATCTGCTGAACCTGCTCACCATCCCGGCCATGGTGCTGATCTATTATTTCAAACGCAGCAGCAAACCCACCACTACCGGCGCTTTCTGGGCCTTTGTACTGGGATGCCTGATCACCGGCCTCGTGCAGAAATTCATCATACAGGATACCATTAAAGTATCCGGCATGATGGACGTGTTCTTCGTGAACAGCCTCGGCCTCCCCTTCTTCTCCGGTTTTACCTTTTACTTCGTAGCGCTGATCGGCCTGCTGGTATATGGCTATATGAAACCCAAATTCGGGTTCTATGTTCCGCTGATCGTGATCGCCTCCGTGATCCTGATCCCCGCATTTGCCGACGGCGACAGCGCCGGCGTGCACATCTTCCGGTTCATTCTGGCCGCAGGTGTGCTGTTCATCCCCTATTTCATTAAAACCTTCGGTATCACCCTCAATGCAGAGAAACTCAAACATGCTACCCGGCTCATCAATGCCTGCATCTTCTTCCTGCTGATGGGCTACTCTACCTATGTGACCACCATGATCCGCTCTTCCGCAGACCCGTCTGTGGATATGTACAATGTGGATAATCCCGTTTCCCTCGTAGGCTACCTCGGCCGTGAGCAGTATGGTGATTTCCCGCTGTTATATGGACAGGTATTCACTGCCCGCCCGGAGAAATACGAATCCACCGGCAACGTGTACGCCCGTGTTAAAGACAAATATGTAGTGGTAGGCCAGAAACAGGCGCCGGTGTACAACAGCGCCGACAAAATGCTGTTCCCGCGCGTTTGGGATGCTTCTAACGACCAGGGGCATGCCGATTACTACAAAGCATTCCTGAACCTGAAAGATGGCGAAAAGCCCACTTTCTTCGATAATATCAAGTTTTTCGTCGGCTACCAGGTGAACTTCATGTATATCCGGTATTTCCTGTGGAACTTCGCCGGCAAACAGAACGATACCCAGGGATTCGGCAACCCGCGCGATGGCAACTGGATATCCGGCATCGGTCCGTTAGACAATCTACTGTATGGCGACCAGTCGGAAATGCCGGACAGCCTGCTGAACAATAAAGCAAGGAATACTTTCTTCTTCCTTCCACTGATATTGGGATTGATAGGCTTCTTCTTCCACTATAACCGTCACCGGAAAGATGCATTCATCGTAGGCCTGCTCTTCTTCTTTACCGGATTCGCCATTGTGCTGTACCTGAACCAGGCCGGCAACCAGCCCAGGGAACGTGACTATGCCTATGTAGGCTCTTTCTATGCCTTTGCGGTATGGATAGGATTGGGTGTGCTGAGCGTGTACAACTTCTTCCTTCAGAAAAAACTGCGCGTAGCCGCTCCGCTGGCTATTGTGCTTTGCCTCGTAGCCGTACCGGTGCTGATGGCACAGCAGGGATGGGACGATCACGACCGTTCCAAAAAAGTGATCGCCCGCGATGTAGCGCGCGACTACCTCGAATCCTGCGCACCGAATGCCATCCTGTTCACCGTGGGCGATAACGATACCTACCCCCTGTGGTATGCGCAGGAAGTAGAAGGCATCCGCCCGGATATCCGCGTGATCAACCAGAGCCTGTTAAGCGCAGAATGGTACATAGAGCAGCAGCGGAAAGCCGTCAACGAAAGCCCGGCCATTCCCATGACGCTCAGTCCCGAAAAATACCGTGGGGACGCCCGCAGCTATGTGATGCATTATGATAACGGCAAGCTGCCGCAGGACCGGTATTTCAATATCAACGAAGTGATCGCCTTTGTTGGAGATGACAGGGATGCCGCCAAAGTACCGCTGACCAGTGGTGATAAAGTGAACTACCTGCCCACCAAACACCTTTTCATCCCTGTAGATGCCGCCGAAGTAGTGAAAAACGGCACCGTGGATGTTCAGGACAGCGGCCGTATTGTACCGAACGTACAGTTCACCATCAACAAGAATGTGATCTACAAAGGCGATCTGGCCATATACGATATCATCGCTACCAATAACTGGAAGCGCCCGATATATTTTACCAGCCCGATAGACCTCGGCTTCAACGAGTACCTGCAGGTAGAAGGCCTCACCTACCGTCTTGTGCCGGTACGCCGCGCACCTTCGGATGAAATGCTTCCCGGCCTGAATGATCAGGTGCATACCCGCAAGATGTACGATAACCTGATGAACAAGTTCGTGTACGGCAGCGTGGATGTGCCAGGCGTGTATTTCGATGAGCCCAACCGCCGCATGCTGCATAGCCTCCGCAACGCATACACCAAGCTGGGCGTAGCGCTGGCAAAAGAAAACAAAAAAGATAAAGCGCTGGAAGTGCTGAACAGGCAGGATTCCGTTTTCCTCCCGGAAAACATGCCTTATGCCATGACCACCCCCGGCAACATGCATAACCTCTGGAGCATGGAGATCGTGTACGCCTACTACCTGGCCGGCGATCCAAAGAAAGCCGACGAGATCTCCCTGCAGCTGATCCGGGATCTGGAGCAACAGATGCGCTACTACCGCAGCCTCCCGCCACGCCTGCTGACTAATGATCTGCAGGACGATGCCCGCCGCGCCGAACAGTTCACGCTGATGCTGAAGCAATGGAAGATCGACTTTACCGCAAGCGACTCCGCGCAGCAGGCCGAAACCGGCCAGCAGTTCAATACGGTGCCGGATAGCAGTAAATAA
- a CDS encoding putative quinol monooxygenase → MVRIVKLTIDPGKAAAFERIFSEKMLLIRNFPGCRHLALWKSHLPAGVFMTYSLWDGQDALDAYRHSAMFADIWTAIKPWFTAKPEAWSLDDITPTR, encoded by the coding sequence ATGGTCAGGATAGTGAAACTCACCATCGATCCCGGGAAAGCCGCCGCATTTGAACGCATTTTTTCGGAAAAGATGCTGCTTATCCGCAATTTTCCCGGTTGCCGCCACCTGGCGCTCTGGAAAAGCCATCTTCCGGCAGGCGTTTTCATGACCTACAGCCTGTGGGATGGCCAGGATGCGCTGGATGCCTACCGGCATTCCGCGATGTTTGCGGATATCTGGACCGCCATAAAGCCCTGGTTCACGGCAAAACCCGAAGCCTGGAGCCTGGATGACATCACCCCAACACGTTAA
- a CDS encoding S-adenosyl-l-methionine hydroxide adenosyltransferase family protein: MPIITLTSDIGLQDYLTGAIKGLLLQNCPDARLVDISHHISPFNLPQATYICRAAFRHFPEGTFHLVLNNLFDRKADYLLMAKHNGQYICCADNGLMTMIAGEMPAAVVRLPLDPGAPKTTINLVHIMAQAIRQVNGGAALEDAGTLVSEIVVKNNLQPLTGADYIEGQIIHIDNFENVVVNITREQFDEHRNGRKFAIFFRRDEMIRSISETYADVPEGQKLALFNSAGYLEIAVNKGNAAGLFGLQGFSRDQLQQATYQQLSFYQTVRIIFE; encoded by the coding sequence ATGCCCATTATCACATTGACATCCGACATCGGCTTGCAGGACTACCTCACGGGAGCCATCAAGGGCCTGTTGCTGCAAAACTGTCCGGATGCCAGGCTGGTAGATATTTCCCATCATATTTCCCCCTTTAATCTTCCGCAGGCAACCTATATCTGCCGCGCCGCTTTCCGGCATTTCCCCGAAGGCACTTTTCACCTCGTGCTCAACAATCTTTTCGACCGCAAGGCGGATTACCTCCTGATGGCGAAGCATAACGGTCAATATATCTGTTGTGCGGACAATGGCCTGATGACGATGATCGCCGGGGAGATGCCCGCCGCCGTCGTACGCCTTCCGCTTGACCCCGGAGCGCCGAAAACCACCATCAACCTGGTACATATCATGGCACAGGCCATCCGGCAGGTAAATGGCGGAGCCGCTTTGGAAGATGCTGGAACGCTGGTTTCGGAGATCGTGGTAAAAAATAACCTTCAGCCGCTCACCGGCGCGGATTACATTGAGGGTCAGATCATTCACATCGATAATTTCGAGAACGTAGTGGTGAACATCACCCGCGAACAGTTCGATGAACACCGTAATGGCCGCAAATTTGCCATTTTCTTCCGCCGGGATGAAATGATCCGCAGCATCAGTGAAACCTATGCAGATGTGCCGGAAGGCCAGAAACTGGCGTTGTTCAATTCCGCCGGTTACCTGGAGATAGCGGTGAACAAGGGCAATGCCGCCGGCCTCTTCGGGCTGCAGGGCTTCAGCCGGGACCAACTGCAGCAAGCCACCTACCAGCAGCTCTCATTTTACCAAACCGTACGTATAATCTTCGAATAA
- a CDS encoding SDR family oxidoreductase has product MQISFQQKTVVITGATSGIGKALAVAFLQAGAFVAVCGRRQAALDEMQKECNSASLHTFVADVSQEADCKAFINSALERFGKIDILINNAGISMRALFKDTDVEVLKTLMDINFWGTVHCTKYAMPSILANKGTIVGVSSIAGYRGLPGRTGYSASKFAMQGFLEALRTENLHTGVNVMWICPGFTASNIRNTALDKTGHSQQETPLKEEQLMSAEKVAQHTLKAIAKRKRTLVLTSQGRFTVLLSRTFPRLLDKLVFSHFKKEPGSPLE; this is encoded by the coding sequence ATGCAAATCTCTTTTCAGCAAAAAACTGTCGTGATCACCGGTGCTACTTCAGGCATCGGAAAGGCGCTCGCTGTTGCGTTTTTACAGGCGGGCGCCTTTGTAGCCGTTTGCGGCCGCAGGCAGGCCGCCCTCGACGAGATGCAAAAAGAATGCAATTCAGCCAGTCTGCACACCTTTGTGGCGGATGTGAGCCAAGAGGCAGATTGCAAGGCATTCATCAATAGCGCGTTGGAAAGGTTCGGGAAGATAGATATACTGATCAACAACGCCGGCATCAGTATGCGGGCATTGTTCAAGGATACGGATGTGGAAGTGCTCAAAACGCTGATGGACATCAACTTCTGGGGAACGGTACATTGCACGAAATACGCAATGCCCTCCATCCTGGCCAACAAGGGCACGATTGTGGGCGTCTCTTCCATTGCCGGTTACCGCGGGTTACCGGGCAGAACGGGGTATTCCGCCTCCAAATTTGCCATGCAGGGCTTCCTGGAGGCGCTGCGTACGGAAAATCTGCATACAGGCGTTAACGTGATGTGGATCTGTCCGGGTTTCACCGCCTCCAATATCCGCAACACCGCGCTGGACAAAACCGGCCATTCCCAGCAGGAGACCCCGCTGAAGGAAGAACAGCTGATGAGCGCCGAAAAGGTGGCGCAGCATACCCTGAAAGCCATTGCCAAACGGAAACGCACACTGGTGCTAACCTCCCAGGGACGGTTCACCGTTTTGCTCAGCAGAACATTTCCGCGCCTGCTGGATAAACTGGTTTTCTCCCACTTCAAAAAAGAACCGGGCTCCCCGCTGGAATAG